The Salvelinus alpinus chromosome 3, SLU_Salpinus.1, whole genome shotgun sequence genome segment CAAAGGGATTTGGACAGGAGTCGGATTTGGGGCCGGGATGGGGCTCAGAGCAGGGGGAAGTCTCCACTTCTCCTGCTCCCCAACTGAATGAGTCAGGGTGTCTCCAGTACCAGGACCCCCATCTAGTACCTTAAGCTGGAGCTTCTCCTCCACCTTTCCCTGGCCAAAGCCCCCGGGGATGGAGCTGGAGACCAGACGCTGGACTCCCAGGGGAAGACTCCCCTGGTCCCCTCTGCTAGAGGCCTTGTCCCCAGGCTGGGCTCCTCCAGTCTTCACCCTCGTTCGGAGGTCCTCCTTGTAAGAGCTCATATGCTGTAACTTGCTGGGCAGCCTCCCCATCGCTTGTTCCTGGGTAGCCTCTCCATGGTCGGCAAAGTCCACTGACAGCATCCTCTCCCTGCGGCCCCGGCTCTGGCCCCCATTCCccaggggaggggaggtggggacgCCTAGTGGAGGGTTGGGGGAAGTCAGGGAGTTCTTCTCCTCGTGCTCCTTGATGCTGTAACGGGGAGTGTTGACCTCGAAGGTGTTGTGGAACTGGGAGTAGTCAACCCGGAAGAAGCCCTCCTCCAGGGACATGACAGGCAGGAAGCGGTGGCCCCACAACACCTCGTCCTCTGTGTAGGAGGTCCGTGCCTGACACGTCATACCTGGGacaaagggaggaggagggagggagggaaggagggagggaggaagagtagATGGGGAAAACAGAGAACAGAGGGGAAGATAAGGAGAAAAACAGAGGTTAAAGAGAGTGAGAGGTGCATAGAAGACGAGGGGGAAAAGAAGTACACAGAGACAAGGGGAGGGAAAGacgaagagagaaatagagggagaaggagaagtgtCGGAGAACGACAGAGATAAAAAAAGACAGGGAAAAGCTATAATTTCATCTAATATTTAAAGATAAATGTGATATTCTCttaaatatttgatttgattatactgGGAATGGTAGTCCTCGTATTTCGCCTCAAAGGAATGgaggaatatttatttattgttttcaAAACAAACTACAAACAAGACTACAAAATATACATTATACAGATGAATTAAAGAGATAATCCGGGATTTGAAAAACAATGAAACCACTCTCAAAATAATAGATAGAGGTACAgtatgaatacaaggactggccatctATTCATTAGATCAAAATGATCGTTTTAACCGTGTTTTGAGCATAGATTTTAAATAGAAGTTTGAACCTAtgaagtgtttgtttacaattatgttgtttacaaacaatggagaaaacaagcttatattttgggttcagaTGGGGTAGGCAGTTGAACTAAACCCATGAGGCATTACTGTATATTCTTCCATCAATGgctatatatcattaatttaaatgTCCAgaaatggatgtaccaatcccagaATGCCCCCTTAAAGAACAGATAGAATGAAAGGAAGAGTCAGCTTTTACCAGTGGTTTCCACGATGCCCTCCAGGATGACCACGATCTCAAACTCCTCGTTCATGAGCGAGCGCTGGGACAGGTCAAAGAAGGGACTCTTGGGATTGATCTCGTGGCAGATAGTCAGAGGGGACACCAGGAAGAGCTGGTCGGCCCCTGTCCCAAATCCTACGTCTAGCTCACACTGGTCCAGGGGTAGAAACTCCCCCTCCGGGGTCTGACGAGACTGGGGAAACAAATGTTTGTGGCACATGTTATGCCTGTAAGAGGAGGGATGTTGTGTAAGAAACTGAACACTGCAATACTGTGATATGGTGGAAACTCAGTACTACTGTACAGGGATTCATCAGGGAAACAGGGAAACACCGGAAAAATCGGAATTGCCCATTTAAAGCCTTTAAAACCAAGATATGTTCACTATGCCAAGGTTCTCCCCACATAGTCCCACCTAGTCGGCTAGGCTGCGAAACTACAATATGTAATGATTGCAGAGCAAATTAAAATGAGATTTAGTTATGATAGAGGAACTATCTTTGATTGCCAATGATATTGTTTTGAATATCCAAACAGGCAATTCATTATCATGTTCCTCAATTAATTCAGCACATTTCAGCAGTAGGCTATCCCAACACAGAGCACACTCAGGACGCACA includes the following:
- the kcnj19b gene encoding G protein-activated inward rectifier potassium channel 1, giving the protein MSAIRRKFGEDYEVVNTKRDTTVSAPVKRKRQRFVEKNGRCNVQHGNLGGETSRYISDLFTTLVDLKWRWNLLIFILTYTVAWLVMASMWWIIAYIRGDIKPQGHDSSYTPCVANVYNFPSAFLFFIETEATIGYGYRYITEKCPEGILLFLFQSLLGSIVDAFLIGCMFIKMSQPKKRAETLMFSQDAVISQRDGKLCLMFRVGNLRNSHMVSAQIRCKLIKSRQTPEGEFLPLDQCELDVGFGTGADQLFLVSPLTICHEINPKSPFFDLSQRSLMNEEFEIVVILEGIVETTGMTCQARTSYTEDEVLWGHRFLPVMSLEEGFFRVDYSQFHNTFEVNTPRYSIKEHEEKNSLTSPNPPLGVPTSPPLGNGGQSRGRRERMLSVDFADHGEATQEQAMGRLPSKLQHMSSYKEDLRTRVKTGGAQPGDKASSRGDQGSLPLGVQRLVSSSIPGGFGQGKVEEKLQLKVLDGGPGTGDTLTHSVGEQEKWRLPPALSPIPAPNPTPVQIPLPKGGGWPDDNLPDKLRRMNADR